Part of the Apilactobacillus apisilvae genome is shown below.
TGATTTATAAATGCATGATTCAAATTTTTGGTCATTTGATAAATTATTCAACCGAATTTGTATCTTTATTTTATTATTTTTAATGATTATAGCAGGATTTCAATATATTCCAATTGCTTTTTTAGCTCATACTAATAGCCTAAGTTCAGTGATTATATTATCAGTAGTCTTTTTTCTATTGTATTTTGCAATGATTTGGGTATCTCGTTATTGTTATACTAAGCATAGTATTAATAATTTAAAACAAAAAATCACTTTAAGTAATGTAAAATTAGTTGTGATTTGTTATATTTTATCGCAGCTTCTTGAAGAGATTTTATTTTTTTTAAGTAAGTTATTGTATCATCAATCGACGAGCGGTAATCAACAAAATTTGGAAAATATGGTTTCTACTAATCATGCAACGGCTATTCTAATGCTTTTTGGAATTGTTATATTAAGTCCGATTTTAGAAGAATTAGTTTTTCGCGGCTATTTTATGGATGCTTTATTTCCCACACGTTTTAAATGGTTACCCATTATTTTAAGTGGTTTAATTTTTGGCCTGGCTCATACAACTAATTTTAATGTTTTCTTTATTTTAATTTATAGTCAAATTGGGATGTTTTTAGCTTATGTTTATAAAAAAACTAACAATTTAAAAGTATCAATCGCCTTACATATGCTCAACAATATAATATCGGCAATTTTAATGCTTAAACTATTATTTTAGGAAGTGACTAGATGTTAGTTAAAAAAATTAGTTCAAAATGGCAATGGACGATGATTCCATTGTTATTGATTTTAGAAACACTATTAGATGGTCTTATATTACCATTGATATATGCTGGCGGTTATCGATTATTAACACATGCAAGTTTAGTTGAGAATCACTATATGTTATATCTCAATATCTATAAAATTTTATCTATTTTTGTGATCTTAATACTGAACTACTTGTTGTTCAGACAGACTTTTTATTTAAAACCTTCGAAAGAAGAAGCTGGTTGGAAAATATTTATATTCTGTTGTTTATTAATTATCTTAATAACTTGTACTTCTAAACATTATTGGACTGCTTTAGATGTTGGTATTATTGCGGCAATTCCTGAAGAGCTAATGTTTCGCGGTGTTATTATGGGCTGGGTACTAGAAAAAATTACGAAATTTAAGCAAACCTATGTCAATGTATCAATTGCTTTAACGGTTGCCGCTATTATTTTTGGCTGTTTCCATTATATTAATTTAGCTCAACAATCATTTGGTTTTACAACGCTACAAGTTCTAAATGCTATCGGAGTTGGGATGATTCTAGGGGCTATTTATATTAAGTCTGGTAGTCTTTTGATTCCAATGGCAACCCATTTTATTTATGACTTTGTAGTTACACTTGCCAAAGGGATGCCAGAAAGTAATTATACAGCCGTTGGTGGTAAAGAAATTATTTTTGAATTTATAATTTTAGCAATTTACGCTGCGATTGCAATATCACTTGTTTGTTTCCATTTTGAAAATAATTTACTATTGCAGAAAATTGAAAATAAATCACAAAAAGTCGACTAAATTTTTAGCCGACTTTTTTCTATCGATCAATATTTGTCATATCACGTGCAACTACCCATTTGTTAAATTCTTCTTCTGTAACACCACTAGCTAATGCTGCTACTTTTAAAGTTGTGCTATTTTTTTTCGCTTTTTGGGCAATCTTAGCACTGCGCTCATAACCAATATGTGGACTTAATGCAGTGACCAGCATTAATGAATTCTTTAATAGTTCATTCATCCGATCTTGATTAATAGTCATCCCATTTACTAGTTTGTCAGTGAATGATTCAACTGATTCACGTAATAAATTAGCACTTTCTAAAAATTTAGTAATGATTAATGGTTTATAAACATTCATTTCAAAATTTCCCTGACTGTTAGCAAAATTAATGGTTGTGTCATTGCCCATTACTTCAGCACCGACCATGGTTAAAGCTTCAATCTGAGTAGGGTTAACTTTTCCTGGCATAATTGAAGAACCTGGTTCATTACTTGGAATATTTAATTCGTCATAGCCAGCACGAGGACCGGATGCCAAGAAACGAATGTCGTTACCGACTTTAATTAAATCAGTCGCTAAGGTTTTTAAAATTCCATGAACCATTGTAATACCAGTATGGTTAGCTAATCCTTGGAACTTATTAGGTGCAACTTTAAATTGTTCGTTTAATTGTTTACTGATTTGTTTAACCATATCTGAGTCAAAATGATTAGGCGTATTTAATCCAGTCCCCACAGCAGTTCCACCAATTGGTAATTCTAATAATGTTTTTTTATTTTCTTCTAAGAAGTCAATATCATGTTGGATTGCTGACTTCCAGCCACTTATTTCTTGGCCAAAAGTAATGGGGGTGGCATCCTGCAAATGAGTTCGCCCAATCTTAACAACAGTTTTGTATGCAATTTCTTTTTCGTTTAATTTTTGGACCAATGTTTTTAATGTTGGTAATAACTGATTAATTGCATCATTTGCTGCAATCATCATGGCAGTTGGGAAAGTATCATTTGAACTTTGTGACTTATTAACATCATCATTTGGATGAATTTTAACAGCTGAATTTAATTCTTCTGCTAGATGTGAAATTACTTCATTCACATTCATATTAGTTTGAGTTCCACTACCAGTTTGATAAACATGAAGGGGAAATTCATTACGATAATTTCCATTCAAAATTGTATCAATTGTGTTTACGATTGAATTAGCTTTATCCTGATCAAGATTGCCATCTTTTGAATTTACCACCGCGGCGGCTTTTTTTATTTGCAAAAGAGCATGAATAATTGGCATCGGCATGAGTTTACCAAATTTAAAATTATTTCGACTACGTTGAGTTTGAGGCCCAAAGAGTGCATCTTTGGGAACTTTTACTTCACCTAAAGAGTCTTTTTCAATTCGATAATCCATTTAATCAAGTCCTTTTATATAAGATAATTTCATTATATTATGATATATTGCTAAATACTATTAAAACTTAATCTGAAGTCTGATAACATTATGGTATATCTTTAAACTATGAGGGTGAAAAATTGAAAATACATTTACATAATTTTTTATTAGGATTTATTCCAATAATATTATTTTTAGTTATTCTAGCAGCGTGGCAGGTTAGTTTTATTGTCTGCTTAATTGTAACCGTTATTTTATTGGCTTTGACGTATTTTTTATTAAAATCTGCACGGAATAAGCAATTGAATTTTTACGATAGTGAAAAAATGTTCTATCGTTCTCATAAGATTTTATGTATTGCGATTAACTTTGCATTCTACTTGTTACTTATTTATTTGTTGATTAGAGTCTTTAATGTTGTAAATCCTTTAATTTATTTGTTTATTGTTTTATCATTTACCAACTTTACTTACTCATTAGAAGAAAAATAGGAGCTTATTATGAAAATTAATTGGAAATCATTTATAAACGGAATCATTTTAGTTTTACCAGCATTTTTGATTGCTGGAATTGTTGAAGTGTTTATTGGTTGGTTACTTAGTTTAATAGCAATTATTGCTTATTTTGTGGCACTATATTTTTATTGCAAAAATCATCCATATAGTAAAATTGCGCAAATGTTTTACTATGGATTTGGAATGCGACCTAATGCATATGCCAGAACTCATCCAACAGCTTCTTTATTAATCTTAGTTGGACTGTTATTTGTTATGAACATATTATTTAGTGTTCTTCATCTGGGAAGTTTAGTGTTTACTTTATGTTATGTAGTTATTTTGGAATTATTTTATTCATTGGAGAGTAAGTAGGGGTGTTTAATGAAAATTGACTGGAAAACTTTTTCGTACTTTATTTTTTTGATGGTAGTTCCACTAAGTATATTTATTATTTTATATTATAGCTTTTTAAGTATGTATAGTTCTTTGTGGTTACTAGCTATTGTTATTATCTATGAAATTATTATGAATTATGCAACTAAGGGAAGTATTAAATTTGACAAATTCAATCAATATTTTTTTAAAAATATTAATGCTATTGGAAGTCGTAATTGGAAAATTAAATTAATTTACTATATTCCATTAATATTATTATCAACTTCTTTGTTTATTTATTTTCTAAATATTAATCTAAGTGTATCTTTTTACATTATGGTTTTTGTTACAATATGTATTATATTCTCACTATATAGATTCTTTTTGCAATGTACCAAATTCAATTTTGAAGATTAAAATATTCAATTTAAAATTTAATCAAATTTTTCTAAAGCTAAATTAGAGCCCGTCTTATCTAGTCCAGAAGGCTCTAATTTTATTTTGATTGGATTGCAAAAATATTTCTACATGGTAGTATATATAGTGTTGTTTTTTGAGAGAACACTATGTATTAACACAATATATAGATGAATCCTAGGTATGTTCTCCTCAAAATTCTTAACCGAATTTGAAAATATTGAGGAGAAATTATACATTGTCTAATTATTTTAAATTTTTAGCCCATCAACTAAAGGGATGGCCAAAACAAAACTACTACTTATTTTTCTTTAGTTTAGGTTGCCAAGTGATGACATTGGTAAATGCACCAATTACATGGCTTTCAATCTTAACTTTTATTGGAACTACTTTAGGAGTTCTATGTGTGCTTGCAATAAATGCAGCTAAATCTGTAAATGGTATTTTAGGTATTTTATCCGGAATTTGTTTTATTATTGTTGGATTTACTGCAAAGAATTATTTAAGTATTGGTGAACAGATTGCTTACATATTGACACTTGATATTCCAGTATTATTAAGTAAGAACTGGAATGTTAACATGGTTTCTAAGATTCGTAAGTTTACCGCTAAAAGCTGGTTTATCTCAATTGCATTTACAGCTGTTGTTTTCGTAGTTTCTGGATTTGCCATTCAAACATTAACCGATGATGGTCGTCCATTCTATGATGCATTTAGTTTTGCGGTTTGTTTAACTGCTGGAATCATTTGCTTCATGCGTTACAACAATCAATACTTCTGGTGGTTAGCATCAGGACTTGCTCAATTAGTATTATGGTTCATTACTTACAAAGAAGGATCAGCTACTTTGGCAATGTTTGTTAATAGTGCTGTTTATGTTGCTAATGACGTCTTAGCTTTCACCGTTTCTCCTTGGTTTAATGAAAAGGAAAAACAACGTTTGATGAAAGAAGAAAAAGCTTACGCTGATAAATTTGAAGTTGATTAATATTTAATATCGAAAAGTTGGATTTTTAATCCAGCTTTTTTATTTTTTAATTAGCGATTATGTTAATATTATTGATAGATAATTTAGAGGGATGGATAAAGTATGAAAATTAAACGATTAGTCGTTAGTTCTTTATTTTTAGCATTACTCCTAACAGGTTGTGGTTCTAAAAAAGAAGAAAACCAAAGTACAGTAAAAGACAACAATATTAATATTGAAAGCAAGAATGATAACACAGTTGATCAGAAACTAGATCAGCTAGAATACAAATCTGGCGATCAATCTTATATTGAAATTAATAATAATAAATCCAATTTAAAAACAACTGATTGGAAATATAATCATGTTGTTTATGCTGATTTAGACAATTTGAATCGGACTTCTACTGGTAACATTGCTTACTTAGAACATCGTAATTTAGCTAGTGGTAGCCTAAGAAGCTCACAAACTGTTCAACCAACAGCTTGGCATCAAAAATTTGTTGATGGTTCAGCTATAATTAATCGTGGCCATGAAATTGCCTATAGTATTTCTGGAGGCATTAGTTTAGATGGTAGTTACAAACCTGGTTTAAAATCTGGTGACCAGAACAACATTAAGAATTTATTTACGCAAAGTGCCTTTAGTAATCAAAAAGTACAAACTATTTACGAAACTAAAGTTCGAGATGCTTTAAAAGAGGGGAAGAAAGTTATTTATAAAGTTACCCCAATTTTTAAAGGAAATAATTTAATGGCGAGTGGAGTTCACATGCAAGCACTTTCTACTGATGAAACTTTGAACTTCAATATTTATTTATATAATGTTCAACCAGGAGTTAAATTTGATTACGCTACAGGTAGATCTAAAATTGATAAAAGTATGACGGTTCCAACACCTCAAGGTGCACCTAACTTTAGTAATAACAACCGTTCTTATAAGAATAATCATCATTATGCCCGTAACTATGGTAGTTATAATACGCATAATTACCATCGTAGTTATCATCATTACAATCGATAAAACACAAAAAGCCGATTCTTTCGAATCGACTTTTTATTTTTCAATATTGGTTTCAATTAAAATCTCTAATCTCGAATCATCTAAAGTAAAATCATCATTTTTATCAAAAGTTTGTTCAAAACCGGCATCTTTAATACCCCAAACTTTAGTTTTTTCAATATTATCTTTAGTTACTGTATCGTTGAAATAATCCTTCGCTACCGCTAACATAAATACTTTAATTGTTTCAGTATCATATGAAACATTAGTTTTATAATCATCAAAAATAGTTTCTTGATAATCAAAATCATCAGATGTTCTTAACTGTTCATCTTTGATTTCTAATGGACTTTTACCTGTTAGTAATAGATAAGCAATTGTTCCGGTATCATTATTAACTAGTTTGTAAAAATTAAATGATAATTCTGGTGGGACGTTAATTCCACAAACATCATAGATTTCAGCACCTTGATTAATTAAGGTATAATTTTCATCGATAAATAATGATAGATTATTTTTTACTTCAAATAATGGTAGGTTTGCTGGTAAAAACTCTTCAAAGGGAGCTTGCTTAAAGCCATGATTAGAATTAAAGTCACGAATTTTATTTAATTTTTTAACAGTCTGATCAGTTGGAAATAGCTGAACACTATCATTGTATTTATTTTCAATTTTATCAAAACTCATTTTAACAAAGGTTCCAATTGGACTGGTTAACATTGTGTGGGATAAAGCTTGTCCAATGATAAAGTCAGTTGCAAAAATAGGTAGATCTTTTTCATCTTGATTATTAATTTCTTCTAAAGCTTTTTTAGTTGAATTATATAATTTATCATTTTCATCAATATTATCAATGACCTTATTCAAATATAAATTAGCTTCGTAGATGTTACCATTATTAAATAGGATTTTTCCTAGATAGTAGTTGGCTTCAACATCATCTGGTGCGTAAATTAATGATTGTTTAAATAAATGGACACCAGTTGGATCAAGTTGAGTACCATATTTAGTAAATAGCATCCCTAATTTAGTTAAAATTTCATTACGATCAGGAATATCTCCATTTATTTCTTCATTTGTTTTTAAGTTAGCAGGGTAAATTGCAATTGCATTACTATAAAATTCAATTGCTTGTTTTTGATTGTCATTGTCATAATTTTGATTGCCAAAGTTAATAAATTGGGTAATTTGTTGGGTTTTGGCCTTCCCCAATTTGATAGCTTCCATCTGTAACAACTCCTGATGTAAATTATATATCTTATGATATAACGATTTAAATTATAAAAAAAGGATAAATTAATTTTGCAAATTGTAGACGTTGTTCCTGATATTGCCAAGAATTAATGAAATACTTGAAATGACTCCACATACATAAGGGAACTTAGTTTCTGGATTT
Proteins encoded:
- a CDS encoding CPBP family intramembrane glutamic endopeptidase, with the translated sequence MHDSNFWSFDKLFNRICIFILLFLMIIAGFQYIPIAFLAHTNSLSSVIILSVVFFLLYFAMIWVSRYCYTKHSINNLKQKITLSNVKLVVICYILSQLLEEILFFLSKLLYHQSTSGNQQNLENMVSTNHATAILMLFGIVILSPILEELVFRGYFMDALFPTRFKWLPIILSGLIFGLAHTTNFNVFFILIYSQIGMFLAYVYKKTNNLKVSIALHMLNNIISAILMLKLLF
- a CDS encoding CPBP family intramembrane glutamic endopeptidase → MLVKKISSKWQWTMIPLLLILETLLDGLILPLIYAGGYRLLTHASLVENHYMLYLNIYKILSIFVILILNYLLFRQTFYLKPSKEEAGWKIFIFCCLLIILITCTSKHYWTALDVGIIAAIPEELMFRGVIMGWVLEKITKFKQTYVNVSIALTVAAIIFGCFHYINLAQQSFGFTTLQVLNAIGVGMILGAIYIKSGSLLIPMATHFIYDFVVTLAKGMPESNYTAVGGKEIIFEFIILAIYAAIAISLVCFHFENNLLLQKIENKSQKVD
- a CDS encoding class II fumarate hydratase, translating into MDYRIEKDSLGEVKVPKDALFGPQTQRSRNNFKFGKLMPMPIIHALLQIKKAAAVVNSKDGNLDQDKANSIVNTIDTILNGNYRNEFPLHVYQTGSGTQTNMNVNEVISHLAEELNSAVKIHPNDDVNKSQSSNDTFPTAMMIAANDAINQLLPTLKTLVQKLNEKEIAYKTVVKIGRTHLQDATPITFGQEISGWKSAIQHDIDFLEENKKTLLELPIGGTAVGTGLNTPNHFDSDMVKQISKQLNEQFKVAPNKFQGLANHTGITMVHGILKTLATDLIKVGNDIRFLASGPRAGYDELNIPSNEPGSSIMPGKVNPTQIEALTMVGAEVMGNDTTINFANSQGNFEMNVYKPLIITKFLESANLLRESVESFTDKLVNGMTINQDRMNELLKNSLMLVTALSPHIGYERSAKIAQKAKKNSTTLKVAALASGVTEEEFNKWVVARDMTNIDR
- the pnuC gene encoding nicotinamide riboside transporter PnuC encodes the protein MSNYFKFLAHQLKGWPKQNYYLFFFSLGCQVMTLVNAPITWLSILTFIGTTLGVLCVLAINAAKSVNGILGILSGICFIIVGFTAKNYLSIGEQIAYILTLDIPVLLSKNWNVNMVSKIRKFTAKSWFISIAFTAVVFVVSGFAIQTLTDDGRPFYDAFSFAVCLTAGIICFMRYNNQYFWWLASGLAQLVLWFITYKEGSATLAMFVNSAVYVANDVLAFTVSPWFNEKEKQRLMKEEKAYADKFEVD
- a CDS encoding DNA/RNA non-specific endonuclease; protein product: MKIKRLVVSSLFLALLLTGCGSKKEENQSTVKDNNINIESKNDNTVDQKLDQLEYKSGDQSYIEINNNKSNLKTTDWKYNHVVYADLDNLNRTSTGNIAYLEHRNLASGSLRSSQTVQPTAWHQKFVDGSAIINRGHEIAYSISGGISLDGSYKPGLKSGDQNNIKNLFTQSAFSNQKVQTIYETKVRDALKEGKKVIYKVTPIFKGNNLMASGVHMQALSTDETLNFNIYLYNVQPGVKFDYATGRSKIDKSMTVPTPQGAPNFSNNNRSYKNNHHYARNYGSYNTHNYHRSYHHYNR
- a CDS encoding tetratricopeptide repeat protein, with protein sequence MEAIKLGKAKTQQITQFINFGNQNYDNDNQKQAIEFYSNAIAIYPANLKTNEEINGDIPDRNEILTKLGMLFTKYGTQLDPTGVHLFKQSLIYAPDDVEANYYLGKILFNNGNIYEANLYLNKVIDNIDENDKLYNSTKKALEEINNQDEKDLPIFATDFIIGQALSHTMLTSPIGTFVKMSFDKIENKYNDSVQLFPTDQTVKKLNKIRDFNSNHGFKQAPFEEFLPANLPLFEVKNNLSLFIDENYTLINQGAEIYDVCGINVPPELSFNFYKLVNNDTGTIAYLLLTGKSPLEIKDEQLRTSDDFDYQETIFDDYKTNVSYDTETIKVFMLAVAKDYFNDTVTKDNIEKTKVWGIKDAGFEQTFDKNDDFTLDDSRLEILIETNIEK